Below is a window of Clavibacter michiganensis subsp. tessellarius DNA.
CCGTCGGGGACGCCGTACCGGGCGCAGCTCGTGCTCATCGCCTTCACGGTCGCGATTGCGTCCCTGCTCGTCAACGGCGGCACGCTCCCGGCGGTCATCCGCCTGAGCGGCATCCGGGGGAGCGACGAGGTCGAGGACGAGCGCGACCTCGCCGAGCTGGTGTCGGAGCTCGCGGACGCCGGGATCCGCGCGCTCGACGAGGGGGCGCGGGGCCTTCCCGACGGCCAGGAGGTCGACCCCGAGGTGGTCGAGCGCGTGCGGCGCGACACGGCCCTGCGCGCGGAGTGGGCGAGCGAGCGCGCCGAGGCGATGGCGGCCGACGACGACGCGCCGCTCACCCCGCGCGCGACCTACCTGCTGCTCCGTCGCCACGTCCTCGACGCCGAGCGCCAGGCGCTGCTCGAGGCGCGCGGCTCGGGCACGCACCCGTCGCGGGTCCTCGCCCGCGCGCAGCGGATGCTGGACCACGAGGAGGCCCGCCTCGGCCGGCAGAGCGACGCCGGCTGACGGGACGGCGCGGCGCGCGGCCTAGGATCGGATCATGCCGCGCAGCAATCGACCCCGGGGGAGACGCCGCCCGGGGGACGAGGACGAGGACGTGCTGACGCGCCTCCTCAGCGGCTCGCAGCACACGGAGACCCGGCGCGGACGCGTGTGGAACGTGCAGCCCGTCTCCGCGGCCCGCGCGCTCAAGGTCTACCGCTGCCCCGGCTGCCTGCTCGACATCGAGCCGGGCCACGCGCACGTCGTCGCGTGGCGCGCCGACGGGATGATGGGCGAGGAGAGCGACCTCGCCGCCCGCCGGCACTGGCACTCCCACTGCTGGAAGGTCTCATGACGGACACCGCGCCCCGCCCCATCACGAGCTCCACGGAGCTGCCCGCCCGGCGCGAGGAGGTCGAGCTCCGGACGGCCGACGGCCTGCGCCTCGTGGGCGAGCTGGCGCTGCCGGCCGACCGCGATCCCGTCGCCACGCTCGTGACCCTGCACCCGCTGCCCACCGCCGGCGGCTTCATGGACTCGCACGTGCTGCGCAAGGCGGCGCTCCGCCTCCCCGCCCTCGCCGACCTGGCGGTGCTGCGCTTCAACACGCGCGGCACGACGTCGGCCCGGGGGACCAGCGAGGGCGCGTTCGACGGCGGCGAGGGGGAGCGGCACGACCTCGCGGCGGCCATGGACCTCGTGGCGGCGCGCGGTCTGCCGGCTCCCTGGATCGTCGGCTGGTCGTTCGGCACGGAGATCGCGCTGCGGCACGGCCGGGCGCACCCCGTCGAGGGCGCCGTGCTGCTGTCGCCCCCGCTGCACCGGGCGAGCGCCGAGGAGGTCGCCGCCTGGCACGGCGACCCGCGGCGCCTCGTGATCCTCGTGCCCGAGCACGACGACTTCCTCCAGCCGGCCGAGGCGCGGGAGCGGTTCGCGTCGGTGCCGGAGGCGGAGCTCATCGCGGTCGACGGCGCCAAGCACCTGTGGGTGGGCGAGTCGCAGGTGTCCCGCGTGCTCACCGAGATCGTGCGAGCGGTCCACCCGACGGCGCTACCGCTCCCGACGGAGTGGCCCGTCGTCTGACCCGTTCGGTCGTCAGCGCTCGTTCTGGAGCGGGACCGCCACCTGCCGGATGATGAGCAGCACCGCGGCGGCCACCGGCACCGCGATGAGCGCGCCGAGCACGCCGAGCAGCGTGCCACCCGTGAGCGCCGCGATGACCACGATGACGCCGGGCACCTTCACGGCGCGGTTCATGATGTTGGGGCTGAGGACGTACGCCTCGATCTGCATGTAGACGAGGTAGTACACGGCCACCGCGATCCACGTGTTCATCGACTCCGGCAGCAGCACGACCTGGCCGAGGACGATGAGCGCCGAGCCCGTGATGGTTCCGACGAGCGGCAGCAGCGAGAAGAGGAACGCGATGAAGGCCCACACGGCGGGGAGCGCCGCGCCCACGATGCTGAGGTAGACGAAGCTCAGCACGCCGTTGCACAGCGCGAGCCCCACCTGCCCGGTGACGTACCGGCCGACCGACTGGGTGATCTGCTCGGCGATGTCGGCGAAGCGCGCGCGGCGGGTCGCCGGCACCAGCTTGTAGACGCCGCTCTTGAAGGAGTTGAGCGAGGCCGTGAAGTACATCGTGAGGATCACGATGATGACCATGCCGAAGAGGAAGTTGCCGATGGTGAAGGCGACGTTGATGACGTTGCCCGTGATGGTCGCGACGTTGGAGGCGTTCGACAGGTAGGCGATGAGCTGGTCGGCGCCGCTCTGCACGTCGAAGACCTCGCGCGGCACGAACGACTGCAGGTTCGCGATGAACTGGTCTCCGCTCACGCTCTGGGCGTAGTCGACGATCTGCGAGACGAGCGCGCTCGCCTGGTTGACGACCACCGGGATCACGGCGAGGAGCACGCCGGCGAGGGAGCCGAGGAGCACGAGGAAGATCACGAGGATGGCGACCGGGCGCGGCACCCCCTTGCGCTCCAGGAAGGTGACGAGCGGGTCGATGCCGAGCGCCAGGAAGATGGCGGTGCCCACGTACGTGAGCACCGTGCCGAGGGAGACGAGCGCGCCGCCGATGACGAGCGCGGTGAGCACGCCGAGCCCGGCCAGGAGCCCGAGCCGGTAGGGGTTCTGGATCTTCACGTCGGGACCTCCGAGTCGGCGGCGCTCAGCGCTCGGTGCGGGAATCGTCGGAGGAGGCGTCGTCCGCCTGGGTCAGCACGCCGCGGACGTTCTCGAGGTACGCGGCCACCGCCTCGCGCTCGATCCTAATGCGGTCGAGGCGCTCCTCCGCGTCGGCCACCGTCTCGCGGGAGCGGCGCTCCGCGTCGGCCAGGGTCTCGCGGGCGCGGCGCTCGGCGTCGGCGATCGCGGCGCGGGCGTCGTGGTCGGCGTCCTCGCGCACGGAGCGGGCGGCCTCGCGGCTCTCGACCGCGAGCTCCTCCGCCTCCTGCCGTGTGGAGGCGAGGAGCGCCGTGACCTCCTGCAGCCGCGCCTCGGCCTCGCCCAGGTACGCGGCGGTGCGCTCGGCGGCGTCGCGCTGGCGCTCGGCGGCGTCCTGCGCGTCGTGGTCGCGCCGGGCGGTGATCTCGGCGTCGAGGTCGAGGTGCCCCTGCTCGATCTCGCGGCTGAGGGCCAGGCGCGCCTCGTCGGCCTCCGCGCCGAGGATCCGGCGCGTCTCGGCCGCCTCCCGCTCGAGGCGGAGCCGCTCGGCCTCGCGGCGGTCGGCCTCCAGGTCCTCGGCCTCGGCGATCTCCCGCTCGAGCGCCGTGCGCGCGGTGACGGCCTCCAGCTCCAGCTGCTCCCGGGTGGCGCGCGTCTCGAGGGCGAGCTGCTCGGTGCCCGCCGCGATGTCGCGGGCGAGGTCCGTGCGCGCCTCGTCGACGTCGCGCGCGAGCTCCGCACGGGCGGTCGCGACCTCGAGGTCGAGCGCCTCGCGCGTCTCCGCGATCTCGCGCTCGAGCGACGCGCGCGTCTCCTCGACGTCACGGTCGAAGGCGGTTCGCTCCGCCTGGATGCGGCGGTCGAAGTCGTCGCGCGACGCCTGCAGCTCGCGGGCCCAGTCGGTGCGGGCCTGCTCGACCTCGCGGTCGAGGTCGGCGCGGGTGCGCTCGTCGAGCTCGGCGAGGGCGATGCGCTGGGTCTCCGTCTCGAGGCCGAGGCGCTCCTCGACCTCGCGGACCTCGCGGTCGAGGTCGGCGCGCTCCTCGGCGACGGCCTCGTCGTGGCGGGCGCGGGCGTCCGCGAGCTCCCGCTCGAGGGCGCCGCGGGCCAGGACGCTGTCACGGGCGAGGTCGGCGGCGTCCCGACGGGCCTCGTCGGTCTCCCGGTCGACCCGGGCGCGGAGCTCGGCGACCTCGCGGGCCACCTCGGCGCGCAGCGCCTCGGTCTCGCGCTCGGCCGTGCCGCGGAGGTCCGCGACCTCGGTGCGCGTGCGGAGGAGGAGGGCGGCGGCCTCGCGCTCGGCGTCGCTGCGGAGCCCCTCGGCGCGGTCGTCCGCGCGCTCCCGGAGGTCGTCGGCCTCGCGGCGGGCGGCGTCGACGATCTGGGCGGCCTGCGCCCGGGCGGAGTCCACGAGGTGGCGGGCGGTGGCCTCGGCCTCGGCGCGCTGCGCGTCCGTCTCCTCCTGCGTGGCGCGACGGAGGCGCGCGGCGTCCGCGTCGGCCTGGGCGACGAGCCGCGTGGACTGCTCCTCGGCGACGCGGAGGGTGGCCTCCAGGCGGGATCCGAGCCCCGCGAAGGTGGGGCTGCCCACCTCCTCGAGCTCGTCGCGCAGCTCGCCCTCGACGCGGCGCAGGCGCTCGGCCTCGGCGCGCGCCTCGGCGGCGAGCTGGTTGGAGCGGATGAGCTCGCGGCGGAGGTCGCCGACCGCCCGATCGACCTCGTCGCGGTTGTAGCCGCGCATGGCAGGGCTGAACGGGGTGTCGTCGTGGGGCACGGGGACTCCTTGTCGGGCGTCCGCGCACGCGGGGGCGGGCGCGGCAGGTGCCGATCCTACCGAGACCGGCCCCCCTCCTCCGCGGGGCGTCCCCGGGGACGGAGGCGGCGGGAGGGGAGGCGCTCCCAGGGTCGTCCGGTATCCTTCGATGTCGTCGTCCGCCGCCGCCCGCCCGCATGTCGGCGGTGCGTCGCCCGGGCATCGCGCTCGTCGGCCGCCGCGGTCGCCGTGCCGGCCGCCGCCATCACCGCGGCCGCCCGCGACGACACGAGAGGAGACACCCGTGCGATTCGTCCTGGCGATCGCGACCTTCGTGGTCGCCGCCCTCATGATCGGGCTGGGCATCGCCCAGCACACGTTCCTGGCCGGACCCGACCGCATCACCGCGTCGACTTCGTCCGCCGGGGGCGCGGCCTACACGGTCATCGACGGGAAGACGCTCAACGCGCACCCCGGCCTGCAGGACACCGTGGCCCGCGGCGAGGGCGAGGTCTTCGCCGCCTACGGCCCCACGACCGACGTCGAGGCGTGGGTGGGCACCAGCCCCTACACGCGCGTCGCGGTCGACGAGGCCGGCGCCCTGACCAGCGAGGTCGTCGAGCCCGAGGCGTCCACGCCGACGCCCGCACCCAGCGCCACGCCCGCCCCGGAGGGCGACTCCGGCGCCCCGGCGACCGTCACCTCCGCCGTCACCGACCCGCGCGGATCCGACCTCTGGCTCTCCGAGCAGACCGGCGAGGGCGAGCTGTCGCTCAGCACGCGCCTGCCGGACGACGTCAGCGTCATCCTCGCCACGGACGGCACGGCCGCGGCACCCGCCGAGGTCACGCTGTCGTGGCCCTCCGAGGGCGAGAGCCCGTGGGTCCTCCCGCTCGTGATCGGCGGCATCGTCCTGCTGATCGTCGGCCTCGTGCTCTACCTCCTCGCGCTCCGCCACCTCCGTCGGAGCCGCGGCCCGCGCCGCAACCTGCCGCCGCGCGGCGGCCCCCGCATCCCGCGCATCGGCCCGGCCGCCCGCCGCGCCGCGCTCACCGCCGGCACGGGCGCGGCCCCGCCCGCCCCGCGTCGCGGCCGTCGCAGCATGATCGCCCTGCCCGTGCTCGTCGTCACCGGCCTCGCCCTGAGCGGCTGCACGGCCCAGGGCGCGCCCGCCGCCCTCACCGCAGGCGTGGACTCCACGCCGACGCCGACCCCCACGTCGTCGCTCGACGCCGCGCGCGAGGCCGAGGACGCGGATCCGCCCGTCGTCACCGAGGACCAGGCCGCGCGCATCGTCTCGCGCGTCTCCGAGGTGGCCACGGCGGCCGACCAGGCGCTCGACGCTGACCAGCTGGCCCCGCGGTTCGCGGGTCCCGCGCTCCAGGAGCGCACGTCCGACTACACGGTGCGCAAGGCCAAGCCCGACATCGCGGCGGTCCCCGCCATCCCCGCGGGCGACCTCCAGCTCACGCTGCCGCAGGCCACCGTCGCCTGGCCGCGCACGATCGCCGCGGTCGTCAAGGACCCGGACGCGGACGACGCGCCGACCCTGTCGCTGACGCTCGTGCAGACGAGCCCGCGCGAGAACTACCGCGTCCTCTACGCCATGCCGATCTCCACCACGGCGGCGCTCCCGGACGTGGCGCCCGCCGCGATCGGCGCCGCGCGGCTCGCGCCCGACGTGAAGCTGCTCGCGGTGCAGCCCGACCAGCTGTCCGCGGCCTACGCGGACCTGCTGAACAAGGGCGACCAGAGCGAGTTCGCGGCGCTCTTCGACGCGACCGACGACGGCGTGCGCGCGCAGGACGCCAAGCGCAAGGTGGACTTCCCGGCCTCCATCGGCGAGACCGGCTCGGTCGAGTTCTCGGCCACGGCGGACTCCGCGACGCCCGTGGCCATGTCGACCGTCGAGTCCGGCGCGCTCGTGAGCGTCACCGTGAAGCTCGGCATCGTCGCGAAGCCCACCGCCCAGGGCGCCAAGGTCAACGCGAACCCGGAGGTGCAGGCCATCACCGGGCTCACCGACTCGGCGAAGGGCTTCGACACCGTGCGCACGGCGCAGATGCTCATGTACGTGCCCCCCGTGAACTCGGGGGAGAAGATCCGCCTGTACGCGTCCAGCACCCACATCACCTCGGCCAAGGAGCTCCCATGACGAACGTGCCCCCCTCCGCCGCCAGCCTCCGCGGCGCCGTCGACCTGTCGTCCCTCGTGAACCGCGCGCAGGCACCGGCCGCGCCCGCGGGTGGCGCGCCCGCCGCCGCCGGCGGTCCCGGTGCCCCCGCGGGCGCACCGGGCGCACCGGGCGCACCGGGCGCACCGGGCGCACCGGGCGCACCGGGCGCACCGGGCGCGCCGGGCGCGCCTCAGACGGTGGACGTGCCGGGCCTCGTGCTGGCCGCGGACGACGCGTCGTTCACGCAGTTCCTCGACATCTCGTCCGTCGTGCCCGTCGTCGTCGAGCTCGTCTCCACCGGGCTCGCGAGCAGCCGGGAGCTCTCGCCCGTGCTCGAGCGCGTCGTCACCGAGCAGGCGGGGCGCGTGCTGCTCGTCCGCATCGACGTCGACCAGAGCCCGCAGCTCGGCCAGGCATTCCAGGCGCAGACCGTGCCCACGGTCGCGGCGCTCATCGGCGGCCGCCCTGTGGGGCTCTTCGCCGGCGTGATCCCCGAGGACCAGGTCCGCGACGTCCTCCAGCAGGTGCTGGAGCTCGCGCAGCAGAACGGCGTGACCGGCCGGGCCGTGGCGCCCGACGCGTCCGCCGCCCCGGCGGCCCCGGTCGAGGAGCCGCTGCCCCCGCACCACGCCGAGGCGTACGCCTTCATCGAGCAGGGCGACTACGCGTCCGCGGCCGCGGAATACCGCACGGCCATCGCGCAGAACCCGCGGGACGCGCTCGCGGTCGCCGGCCTGGCGCAGGTCAGCCTCCTGCACCGCCTCGACGGGAAGGCGGCGGACGAGATCCGCGGCGCCGCCGCGGCGGCGCCCGAGGACGTGGACGCGCAGCTGCTCGTCGCCGACCTCGACCTGTCGGGCGGCCACGTGGAGGACGCGTTCGCGCGCCTGCTCGAGCTCTTCCCGTCGGCCGACGCCGAGGGGCGCGAGGCCGTCCGTCAGCGCCTCCTCGAGCACTTCGAGGTCGTCGGCCTCGAGGACCCGCGCGTCGCGGTCGCCCGCCGCCGGCTCACCCGCCTGCTCTACTGACGCGCGTCCGCACCGACGACGACGGCGCCGCACCCCGAGGGGTGCGGCGCCGTCGTCGTATGGGGCGGCTGCGGATCAGACCGTGGGCACCCGCGGGGTGCCGTCGTCGGATCCGGGGGCGTCGTCGGTCGCGGACAGCCCCTCCACGGGCGGCTGCGCGTCGGGCGACTGCGGCAGCACGGGCGCGTCTGCCGCGTCCCCGAAGGGCGTGCCGTCGACCCGGGACTCGTCCGCGTCGGGCGCCGCGTGGGCCGGGGCCTCGACGGGCGTGAGGTCCGCCGGGTCCTGCCGCAGGCGCAGCCAGAGGCCCGCGAGCGGCGGCAGCGTGAGCTCCGCGGAGGCGGGCCGGCCGTGCCAGCCGTCGTCGCCCGCGTGCACGGCGCCGAGGTTGCCGACGCCGGATCCGCCGAACTGCTCCGCGTCCGTGTTGAGGATCTCCTCCCAGACGCCCGCCTGCGGCAGCCCCAGCCGGTAGCCCGAGATGGGCGCGCCGGAGAAGTTGTGCACGACGGCGACCTGGTTCCCGTCGCGGTCGCGGCGGAGGAACGCCAGCACGTTGCGCTCGGCGTCTCCCGCGTCGATCCACTCGAAGCCGGCCGGGTCGTTGTCGAGCGCCCAGAGCGCGGGCGTGTCCACGTAGGTGCGGTTGAGCGATCCGACGAGGTCGAACAGGGCGCGGTGCACGGGCTGGTCGAGGATCCACCAGTCGAGCCCGCGCTCCTCGCTCCACTCGGACGGCTGCCCGAACTCCTGGCCCATGAAGAGCAGCTGCTTGCCGGGGTGCGACCACATGAACGAGAGGTAGGCGCGCACGTTGGCGAGCTTCTGCCAGTGGTCGCCCGGCATCTTGCCGACGAGCGAGCCCTTGCCGTGCACGACCTCGTCGTGGCTGATGGGGAGGAGGAAGTTCTCCGTGTACGCGTAGACCATCGAGAACGTGATCTGGCCGTGGTGGTACGCGCGGTACATGGGGTCGACGGCGCTGTAGTCGAGGGTGTCGTGCATCCAGCCCATGTTCCACTTGAGGCCGAAGCCGAGGCCGCCCTCGCTCGTGGGGCGCGTGACGCCGGGGAAGCTCGTGGACTCCTCCGCGATCATCACGATGCCGGGGTGGGTGCGGTACGCGGTGGCGTTGACCTCCTGGAGGAACGAGATCGCCTCCAGGTTCTCGCGGCCGCCGTGCACGTTCGGCAGCCACTGGCCCTCCTCGCGGGAGTAGTCGAGGTACAGCATCGAGGCCACGGCGTCGACCCGGAGGCCGTCGACGTGGAACTCCTCGAACCAGTACAGGGCGTTCGCGACGAGGAAGTTGCGGACCTGCGAGTGGCCGAAGTCGAAGACGAGCGTGCCCCAGTCCTGCTGCTCGCCGCGGCGGGGATCCGTGTGCTCGTAGAGCGGCTGGCCGTCGAACTGCGCGAGCGCGAAGGCGTCCTTGGGGAAGTGCGCCGGGACCCAGTCCACGATGACGCCGATGCCCGCCCGGTGCAGGGCGTCGATGAGGGACTTGAGGTCGTCCGGGGAGCCGAAGCGCGACGTGGGCGCGTAGTAGCCGGAGACCTGGTAGCCCCAGGACCCGCCGAACGGGTGCTCGGCCAGCGGCAGGAACTCCACGTGCGTGTACCGCAGCTCCTGGAGGTAGGCGACGAGCTCGCCGGCGACCTCGCGGTAGCCGAGGCCCGGGCGCCAGGATCCGAGGTGCATCTCGTACACGCTCATGGGGGAGTCGTGCGGGTCGCGCGCGGCGCGCTCCTCGAGCCAGGCGGCGTCGTCCCAGACGTAGTCGCTCGTCTCGACGCGCGACGCGGTGGCCGGGGGCACCTCGGTCATGCGGGCCATCGGGTCGGCCTTCTCGATCCACTGCCCGGCCTGCGTGAGGATCTCGAACTTGTACGAGACGCCCGGCTCCACGCCCGGGACGAAGAGCTCCCAGACGCCGTTGCCATCGAGGCGGCGCATCGCGTGCTGCACGCCGTCCCAGCCGTTGAAGCCGCCGATGACGCGGACCGCGCGGGCGTGCGGCGCCCACACGGCGAACGCGACGCCGACGTAGGTGCGCGCGACGCCCCAGTGCTCGCGGTGCTGGGCGCCGAGGACGTCCCAGAGGCGCTCGTGGCGGCCCTCGCCGAAGAGGTAGAGGTCGAGGTCGCCGACCGTCGGGAGGAAGCGGTACGGGTCCTCGGCGGTCCAGGTGCCGCCGTCGCCGTAGCGCGCCTCGACCTGGTAGTCCTGCAGGCCGAGCACGTGCGCGCCCTGCCAGACGCCGTGGCCGAGGTGGGCGAGCTCGACGCGGGCACCGCTGGCGAGGACCACGGAGACGCCCTCGGCGAGCGGCCGGAGCGCCCGGACGACCACGAGGTCGTCGGAGACGCCGTCGATCGCGACCGGGTGCTGGCCGAGGACCGAGTGCGGTCCGGAGTGGACGCCCTCGGCGACGGCGCGCAGGTCGTGGTCGGCGACCTCGGGGAGGCGGATCGGGTCGGCGGCGGCGGCGGGGGAGCCCGCGGCGTCCGCGGCCGTCGCGTCGTCGTCGTCGGCCGGGGGCACGACCACGTCGGCGCCCGCCTCGGGCCGCGGCTCGGCGGCGGGCGGCACGACGACGTCGGCGCCGTCCCTCGGGTCCTGCTGGGGGGTGGTGTCGGTCATGTCCGTCATCCCTTCGATGCGGTCGGGTGGACCCGGAACACGTGCACGGGGTGCGTGAACGCGTCGAGCCGGACGAAGTTGGAGGTCGACCACGTGTAGACGTCGCCCGTGAGGAGGTCCTCGACGTCGAACACGGCGTCCTCGGCGAGGCCGAAGCGGGTCGGGTCGAGGTAGACCTGGGTCTCGCGCGCGGAGTGCGGGTCGACGTTGGCGACCACGAGGATCGTGTCGGCCTCGCCCGTGCCGGTGTGCTCGGCCGCGAGGTGCTTGGAGTAGACGAGGATCGAGTCGTCGTCGCTCCAGTGCACGTCGAGGTTGCGCAGCTGGCGGAGCGCGGGGTGCTGGCGGCGGATCTCGTTGAGGCGCGTGATCTCGGGCGCGATGGAGCCGCCGAGCTCCTCCTGGCGCGCCCAGTCGCGCGGCTTGTACTCGTACTTCTCGTTGTCGATGTTCTCCTCGGCCCCGGGGCGCGCGACGTTCTCGATCAGCTCGTAGCCCGAGTAGATGCCCCACGACGGCGACGCGGTCGCGGCGATGGCGGCGCGAATCCGGTACGCGGTCCGCCCGCCGAACTGCAGGTAGGGCGTGAGGATGTCGTGCGTGTTGGCGAAGAAGTTCGGGCGCAGGTAGTCGCTCGTCTCGTGGCTGACCTCGGTGAGGTACTCCTCGAGCTCCTTCTTCGTGTTCCGCCAGGTGAAGTACGTGTACGACTGCTGGAACCCGATCTTGGCGAGCGTCCGCATCATGGCGGGGCGCGTGAACGCCTCGCTGAGGAAGATCGCGTCGGGCTCGTCGCGCATCACCTGGTGGATGAGGCGCTCCCAGAACACGAGCGGCTTGGTGTGCGGGTTGTCGACGCGGAAGATCTTGACGCCGAGGCCGAGCCACACGCGCATGACGCGGAGCATCTCCCGGTACGACCCCTCCGGGTCGTTGTCGAAGTTCAGCGGGTAGATGTCCTGGTACTTCTTCGGCGGGTTCTCCGCGAAGGCGATGGAGCCGTCGGGCAGCGTGGTGAAGAGCTCGGGGTGCGTCGTGACCCACGGGTGGTCGGGCGAGGCCTGCAGCGCGATGTCGATCGCGAGCTCCATGCCGTGGTCGGCGACCGCGGCCACGAACTCGCGGAAGTCGTCGACCGTGCCGAGCTCGGGGTGGATGCTGTCGTGCCCGCCGTCCTCGGAGCCGATGCCGTAGGGCGATCCCGGGTCGTGGGGCCCCGCGGTGAGCGTGTTGTTCGGGCCCTTGCGGTTGGTGCGGCCGATGGGGTGCACCGGCGGGATGTAGACGACGTCGAAGCCCATGTCGCGGATCGCGGGGAGGCGGCGCGCGGCGGTGGCGAACGTGCCGCTCGTCCAGGAGCCGTCCTCGTGCTCCACGGCGCCCTCGGAGCGGGGGAAGAACTCGTACCAGGAGCCGACGGCCGCGCGCTCGCGCTCGACGACGATCGTGCGCGGGGGCGAGAGGGTGACGAGGCTGCGGACGGGCACGCGGTCGATCGCGGCGTGGACCTCGGCGGACGTCGCGGCGGCGAGGCGCTCCTCGGCGGTGCGGCCGGCGTCGGCGACCTCGGCGAGGGCGTCGCGGAGGACGCGCCGGTCGTCGGCCCTGCGGGCGTCGTCCGCGGCGGCGCGCTCGAGGAGCTCGGCGCCGAGGGCGAGCATCACGTCGACGTCGAGGCCAGCGGGGACCTTGATCTCCGCGTTGTGCAGCCAGGTGCCGAAGTCGTCGGACCACGCGCTGACGCGCCACGTCCAGACGCCCTGCGTCTCGAGCTGGGCCGTCGTGGTCCAGCGGTCGAGGCCGGGCTTCGTGGCGTCGAGCGACATGCGGTGCGACGTGACCGCGCCCGACGGGTCGGTGAGCTCGACGTCGGCGCCGATGAGGTCGTGGCCCTCGCGGAAGATCGTCGCGCCGAAGGGGACCACGTCGTGGACGAAGGACTTGGCGGGCCAGAGGTCGTCCTCGATCTGCGGGGTGAGCGACAGGATCGGGATGCGGCCGATGACGGGGACGTGGTCGTCCTCGGGGGCGTCGGCCTCGGGTGCGGCCGGCTGTACGGGCGTGGGCGCCGGGGCGTCCGCGGCCGGCGTCGCCACGTGCTCCGCGGGGACCGGCCGCTCGGCGGGAGCGGACCCCGCCGCGTCGACGACCGGCGTCGTGGCGGCCTCGGCGACCGGCGCGGCGTGGCGCGGGGCGGGGGCGGATGCGGGCACCGCGGCGGCCTCGGGCGCGGCGGGCTGCGCGGTCGCGGGCGTGGCGGGCTGCGGATCCGCGGCGGGCTGCGCCTCCGCGGCGGGTGC
It encodes the following:
- a CDS encoding alpha/beta hydrolase; translated protein: MTDTAPRPITSSTELPARREEVELRTADGLRLVGELALPADRDPVATLVTLHPLPTAGGFMDSHVLRKAALRLPALADLAVLRFNTRGTTSARGTSEGAFDGGEGERHDLAAAMDLVAARGLPAPWIVGWSFGTEIALRHGRAHPVEGAVLLSPPLHRASAEEVAAWHGDPRRLVILVPEHDDFLQPAEARERFASVPEAELIAVDGAKHLWVGESQVSRVLTEIVRAVHPTALPLPTEWPVV
- a CDS encoding AI-2E family transporter yields the protein MKIQNPYRLGLLAGLGVLTALVIGGALVSLGTVLTYVGTAIFLALGIDPLVTFLERKGVPRPVAILVIFLVLLGSLAGVLLAVIPVVVNQASALVSQIVDYAQSVSGDQFIANLQSFVPREVFDVQSGADQLIAYLSNASNVATITGNVINVAFTIGNFLFGMVIIVILTMYFTASLNSFKSGVYKLVPATRRARFADIAEQITQSVGRYVTGQVGLALCNGVLSFVYLSIVGAALPAVWAFIAFLFSLLPLVGTITGSALIVLGQVVLLPESMNTWIAVAVYYLVYMQIEAYVLSPNIMNRAVKVPGVIVVIAALTGGTLLGVLGALIAVPVAAAVLLIIRQVAVPLQNER
- a CDS encoding tetratricopeptide repeat protein — translated: MTNVPPSAASLRGAVDLSSLVNRAQAPAAPAGGAPAAAGGPGAPAGAPGAPGAPGAPGAPGAPGAPGAPGAPQTVDVPGLVLAADDASFTQFLDISSVVPVVVELVSTGLASSRELSPVLERVVTEQAGRVLLVRIDVDQSPQLGQAFQAQTVPTVAALIGGRPVGLFAGVIPEDQVRDVLQQVLELAQQNGVTGRAVAPDASAAPAAPVEEPLPPHHAEAYAFIEQGDYASAAAEYRTAIAQNPRDALAVAGLAQVSLLHRLDGKAADEIRGAAAAAPEDVDAQLLVADLDLSGGHVEDAFARLLELFPSADAEGREAVRQRLLEHFEVVGLEDPRVAVARRRLTRLLY
- the glgB gene encoding 1,4-alpha-glucan branching protein GlgB; protein product: MTDMTDTTPQQDPRDGADVVVPPAAEPRPEAGADVVVPPADDDDATAADAAGSPAAAADPIRLPEVADHDLRAVAEGVHSGPHSVLGQHPVAIDGVSDDLVVVRALRPLAEGVSVVLASGARVELAHLGHGVWQGAHVLGLQDYQVEARYGDGGTWTAEDPYRFLPTVGDLDLYLFGEGRHERLWDVLGAQHREHWGVARTYVGVAFAVWAPHARAVRVIGGFNGWDGVQHAMRRLDGNGVWELFVPGVEPGVSYKFEILTQAGQWIEKADPMARMTEVPPATASRVETSDYVWDDAAWLEERAARDPHDSPMSVYEMHLGSWRPGLGYREVAGELVAYLQELRYTHVEFLPLAEHPFGGSWGYQVSGYYAPTSRFGSPDDLKSLIDALHRAGIGVIVDWVPAHFPKDAFALAQFDGQPLYEHTDPRRGEQQDWGTLVFDFGHSQVRNFLVANALYWFEEFHVDGLRVDAVASMLYLDYSREEGQWLPNVHGGRENLEAISFLQEVNATAYRTHPGIVMIAEESTSFPGVTRPTSEGGLGFGLKWNMGWMHDTLDYSAVDPMYRAYHHGQITFSMVYAYTENFLLPISHDEVVHGKGSLVGKMPGDHWQKLANVRAYLSFMWSHPGKQLLFMGQEFGQPSEWSEERGLDWWILDQPVHRALFDLVGSLNRTYVDTPALWALDNDPAGFEWIDAGDAERNVLAFLRRDRDGNQVAVVHNFSGAPISGYRLGLPQAGVWEEILNTDAEQFGGSGVGNLGAVHAGDDGWHGRPASAELTLPPLAGLWLRLRQDPADLTPVEAPAHAAPDADESRVDGTPFGDAADAPVLPQSPDAQPPVEGLSATDDAPGSDDGTPRVPTV
- a CDS encoding alpha-1,4-glucan--maltose-1-phosphate maltosyltransferase, with amino-acid sequence MATPAADAPAPTPVQPAAPEADAPEDDHVPVIGRIPILSLTPQIEDDLWPAKSFVHDVVPFGATIFREGHDLIGADVELTDPSGAVTSHRMSLDATKPGLDRWTTTAQLETQGVWTWRVSAWSDDFGTWLHNAEIKVPAGLDVDVMLALGAELLERAAADDARRADDRRVLRDALAEVADAGRTAEERLAAATSAEVHAAIDRVPVRSLVTLSPPRTIVVERERAAVGSWYEFFPRSEGAVEHEDGSWTSGTFATAARRLPAIRDMGFDVVYIPPVHPIGRTNRKGPNNTLTAGPHDPGSPYGIGSEDGGHDSIHPELGTVDDFREFVAAVADHGMELAIDIALQASPDHPWVTTHPELFTTLPDGSIAFAENPPKKYQDIYPLNFDNDPEGSYREMLRVMRVWLGLGVKIFRVDNPHTKPLVFWERLIHQVMRDEPDAIFLSEAFTRPAMMRTLAKIGFQQSYTYFTWRNTKKELEEYLTEVSHETSDYLRPNFFANTHDILTPYLQFGGRTAYRIRAAIAATASPSWGIYSGYELIENVARPGAEENIDNEKYEYKPRDWARQEELGGSIAPEITRLNEIRRQHPALRQLRNLDVHWSDDDSILVYSKHLAAEHTGTGEADTILVVANVDPHSARETQVYLDPTRFGLAEDAVFDVEDLLTGDVYTWSTSNFVRLDAFTHPVHVFRVHPTASKG